Sequence from the Streptomyces sp. NBC_00440 genome:
TGCACGGGCAGCGAGATCAGCAGGACCAGCGCACCCTGGAGCAGATAGACCATGCGCAGGGCGTACACCTCCGGACTGCCGGGCGCCCTGGCGAGCATCGACGCATAGCGCGGGTCCTCGCCGTGGCCGCTTCCGCGCGCGGCGATGTGGACAGCGAGCCGCAGGCCCCAGACAGCCGTCAGCACGGTGACCAGAACGCGCCGAACGTCGTCGCCCTCGCCGGCCGACAACACGTAGGAGACGAGGGCGACCGCAGTGAAGGCAACACCCCAGGCGACGTCGACGATGCGGTGCAGGCCCTTCGCGACGGCGATCCCGAAGGTGATGAGCATGACCGTGAGGGCGGCGCCCGCCGCGGCGCCCACCCCCTCACCGAACACGGCCCACGGAAATCCGTTCATCGAACGCCGCCCGGTACGTAACACTCCCGGGGGGCGGCGGGCATCACGCAACGGCCCGCGCCGGTTCGCCTCTGTGGGCCCGTCATCGCGGGGTCCCCTCCTTCGTCAGCAGCATCTGCTGCACATCGAGATAGCCCGAGCGGAAGCCCGCCTCGGAATAGGCGAGATAGAAGGTCCACATACGCCGGAAGGTCTCGTCGAAGCCGAGGGCTTCGACCTGTTGGGCCCGCTCGGTGAACCGTTCGCGCCACAGCCTGAGCGTCTCCGCATAGTGCGCCCCGAAGCCGTCACGCCGCGCCATCCGGAGCCCCGTACGCTCGCCGGTGATCTGCTCGACCGCCTCGACGGACGGCAGGAGTCCGCCGGGGAAGATGTACTTCTGGATCCAGGTGTACGTGTCCCTGCTGGCCAGCATCCGGTCGTGCGGCATGGTGATCGCCTGGAGGGCGATCCGGCCACCGGGCGCGGTCAACCGGTCCAGCGTCATGAAGTACTCGGGCCAGAACTCCGCGCCGACGGCCTCGATCATCTCGACGCTGACCACGGCGTCGAAGGTCCCCTTCACCTGCCGGTAGTCGAGCAGTTCGACGGTGACGGCTCCCTCGACGCCTGCCCGGCGAATGCGGTCGCCGGCCAGTTCTCCCTGCTCCTCGGAGAGGGTGATGGTCAGCACCTGCGCGCCACGCGCGGCCGCGCGGATGGCGAGTTCGCCCCAGCCGGTGCCGATCTCCAGCAGCCGGGTGCCCGGCCCGACCTGCGCCGCGTCGAGGAGCCGGTCGATCTTGCGTCGCTGGGCGGCGGCCAGCAGGGACTCGTCGGCGGGAAGCGCCCTGAAAAGGGCCGATGAGTACGACAGCGTCTCGTCCAGGAACAAGGTGAACAGGTCGTTCGACAGGTCGTAGTGGTGGCTGATGTTGTCGCGCGAACCCTCGGGGGTGTTCCGGTGCGCCGACGGCTGCTTCAACGCCCAGACCGCACGCAGCTTCTGCAACGGCGCCGGAATGATCGTCGCCGCATGGTCGGCCAACACGGTCAGCACCGCGACGAGGTCGCGGGCCTCCCACTCGCCTGCCATGTAGGACTCGCCGAAGCCGATGAGGCCACCCGCGCCGATCCGCCGGAAGAACGAGCGGGGTTCGTGCACCTCCATCAGAGGGCCACCGGGGCCCAGCGTCTCGCCGGTGGAGCCCAGCCCGACACGCAGCGGCAGCCGTTCCAGCGCATGGCGGACGACGCGTTCAGCGATGGCGGTACGGATCCAGGACGCCTTCGGACCACAGGCCACCTGGGGCCAGCGCCCGGCGTCGACGGCGGCCGCAGACCGGGACGCCGGCTGCGACACGGGGTGCCTGCTTGTCGGAACGCTCACTTCACACCTTCCTGAGGCAGATGACGGGGACGGTGCCGCACGGGCAGCCCGTGCAGATACAGCAGGACGCCGTGCAGCCGGATACCGGCGGACACCACGGCGGTGGACCACGGGTGACGAAGAGCAGTGCGCACCAGCGCCCGGGGCGTGGCGGGGCGGCGCACACCCCGTACG
This genomic interval carries:
- a CDS encoding DUF1295 domain-containing protein, coding for MNGFPWAVFGEGVGAAAGAALTVMLITFGIAVAKGLHRIVDVAWGVAFTAVALVSYVLSAGEGDDVRRVLVTVLTAVWGLRLAVHIAARGSGHGEDPRYASMLARAPGSPEVYALRMVYLLQGALVLLISLPVQAAQYIRGPVGPVAYAGGALWLVGFFFESVGDRQLARFKADPANKGRIMDRGLWSWTRHPNYFGDFCVWWGLFLIVCDAPAVAAATVISPLVMSFLLINGSGKRLLERHMANRPGFAEYAARTSGFFPLPPR
- a CDS encoding class I SAM-dependent methyltransferase; amino-acid sequence: MSVPTSRHPVSQPASRSAAAVDAGRWPQVACGPKASWIRTAIAERVVRHALERLPLRVGLGSTGETLGPGGPLMEVHEPRSFFRRIGAGGLIGFGESYMAGEWEARDLVAVLTVLADHAATIIPAPLQKLRAVWALKQPSAHRNTPEGSRDNISHHYDLSNDLFTLFLDETLSYSSALFRALPADESLLAAAQRRKIDRLLDAAQVGPGTRLLEIGTGWGELAIRAAARGAQVLTITLSEEQGELAGDRIRRAGVEGAVTVELLDYRQVKGTFDAVVSVEMIEAVGAEFWPEYFMTLDRLTAPGGRIALQAITMPHDRMLASRDTYTWIQKYIFPGGLLPSVEAVEQITGERTGLRMARRDGFGAHYAETLRLWRERFTERAQQVEALGFDETFRRMWTFYLAYSEAGFRSGYLDVQQMLLTKEGTPR